The nucleotide sequence CAAGCACCTGTGTTTCCAGATCTGTGCCAGTCCAACCTGGAAAATCTAATGAATAAGCCTTTTCTCAGATCTACTGAGGAGCCATGATCACTCTTAGAAACAATGTGAAGCCATCAGGTCTTTAAAAACAGATGTGCATGTAACTATGTCTTCTATAGAGTCAAGTGGGAAATGCATCAAAGTGGTTCAAATATCTTGTAATATCAAGTtttcttgaaagaggaaaatgcTCACCTCTACCATCACTGCTGAGTTTCCTTCCTGCAGCAGCCCAATAAGCCCTTCTTGTGTCTTCCGCCCTCGCAGTTTGGAAGCTTTGCTCCATCCTTCCTTTTGGGCTTGTTCATGTAGCCAGACTTCGGCCTTGAAAGACAAATCCAAACCCAAAGACTGAATTGATTTGTTCTGTTGTCGTGCCTCAAACACCAAATAAAAGCAAATGTGCTCTCCCGCTGCTACACCATTGCAGAATACAATGGGGGCATGTTCAAATATGTCCCCTGTAAATGGAAAGCTGGAATTATCAGGGAAACTGCAGGCAGAAAGCTAGGTCATCAGGGAGAACACCAATTCATCAAATGGCCTAGTAAGCAGTGTAAGTATGTAACTTTGTGCATGTTGGAAAAtatgtataataataattattaggcATGGAAGACTATACAGATAAAATTTATACATAGCAACAGAGACCCTAATCCAGGTATGGAGAacttttggccctgcagatgttgctgaactataacttccaacactcctggccattggccatgcttgctggggctgatgggagttgtagttcagcaacaactggaggctcaaaggttccccacacctgccctaatcAAACACTTAAaatgaatataaatatataaatcttTGGTCAATTGTCATCCGTGCATGTAAATATACACTTCAGATCAACTGAGAAGTTTGCTGATCTGATCTGCTGTAGATTCTGGAAAATACAGAATCCATGTCCACTTCCAATAGGAAGCTGAACTAATAACCTGTTTTGTATTCTCCTCTTGTGAAATTACTTATCTGGTGGCTATTTGCATACAATTCATGGAGGTTTCTGTCTATTCACAGTTAGGAGCGGGCTGTTTATTTGATACCAATTCGTACTGACCAAAATACATTTTGTAATGTGCTATTTATATAAATCACAATTTGTCTTGTTTTTCCGTTTCCTGGTTGAACTTTTGGTTTCCTTGTTTTCTTCACTGAGTTTTCCTTCACAATAACGGACACAGCATGGGAGTGTCTCCTGGTCTTCtggggatggggtggagtgggAAGAGCAACTCACAAGTGTCCTTTGCCCAAACTGAATGCAGACACACATTCCCCAGGATAAAACATTCTTGCCTCTATCCTCACTTGCAGCCAGATCCTAGCCtcgtttattcagaaataaatccctctgagttcaatgggacttactcccttgtCAGTATGATCAGACTGCAGCCTTAAATTAAGATTTTTGTAAAAGTGCTTGAAACACCATTCTCTTTCCTAAAGTAGTTTAAACACtcagacaaaataaataaataaatatcaaacatTAAACTTGTGTTATGTGTCATCCAAACGTTTGTTCTTACCTCTTTGACATCATCAAATTTCTCTAAGGCTTTCTTACAGTTCACAAATGAGTAGCCAGTTTTCTTCCTGAGCTTCACCAGAGCTTCTTTTCCTGCTAGTACCGGAAAGCCAGCATGAAGAAAACGAGCCAGATACAAGCCAAATAACTTCAagggtaaaagaaagaaaaaggaagtgaaagggtgtgagagactCCACTgctgacagcaaaatggaaaggAAGATTTACAAAgcaatcccatgcacacttaaatgggagcaagtcccatggaTCTCACTAGAAGCTTTCTCTGAAGAAACATGCACAGAATCACCATAAATTCTGACACAACTACCTCTTCGGATCAGTATCTGCTGGGGAAGCAGTATTCCCAAGGATCCACAATACATTTGCCAGCTCAGCACTGACAAGTACGTCTTTTGTTCTGGTGACCACAAAAAAATCAAGTGAACCTCTACTCTACTACTGTAGCAGGAAAAATGTGAGGACTCTATGATGGCAGGCTGACTGCAGAAGGACTGTAGAAATGCAAGAGTTTCCCCTAACCCTGCACTGAAAGAGCCAGGAAACCTTTCTGAGTGTCTGAGGTGGAAGCATCCAACCCTCTTCTCAGCTGTGGAAACTGGCAGGGGCTCACTGGCCACAGTTGTGTTGGGTCTTGAGCTCAGCCATAATGTTAAATGACCTCCCCTCCTGCTTGAAGGAGTGGGATATGGTCATAGTGAGAAGAAAGTTTGGCTGGCTAGCTACCAAGGTGAGCCAAGAACTATTGAGCTCTGATTATTTCTACTTTACTATATAAGTATTATTATTTGTCACTGTGCTATGAGGGAATAGAACTGGAAGGTGCCCCATGGAGCCAGCTAGTTCTATGAAGCAAAGCCAGTTATGTGTTTGCCTAAGCTATTTTTAAAGACTTTTCCACAGCAGAGATTTCTGAACTCCCAAAGAGACAACATGCTAGAAATGTTGGCAACATTTAAATAGCAACTGAAAATAAAAGGAGATCAAAATCCCAAGGGGAAATGAAATTAAAAGTTAATCCTAAGTGGCTATTGTAGGATTTCAAAAAAGAAACACGTAAGAACACAGCATAGTGCACAAGGGAAACATATGCCAGATGCTAGAAGCAAATGGCGTAAGAAACATCATCTGGCtcaccagagcttcaacagattGTCAAGAGCGTAATGGGAAAGGAGGAAGCTTACCTGAAGGGAGAATGATGGCAAAGCCAACATGGCACTAGTTGGCAAGAGCAGATGCCCATACTTAGCTCTTTTATGAAACATGTATGGAGAGAGAGTACATCACTCCAATATAGCACTTCAGGTTTTATTTAGAGGCCCACCATAACCATTCTTTACCCCACTCATTTTCAATACACACTTTCTTTATTTGAAACAGAGAAGCTTATCTTGGTCTGCTACAATAGCAGTATGTGTTTTCATGTTTGTTCCAAACCTTCCTTATTGGAATACTGGTGTAACACACTGGAAAAAAGTATGGTATTTAgaattcaaatccctacacagccatggaCTCAACAGTTAAACTGTATTTATGTATACAAGGAGCAGCAAAGTAAGAAGAGCTTGAGCCTTAGCGATGGGCTACACATCTGAATTAGTCACATTGTGACAGCATATGCACTTCATTGATCAACATGCCTGCATGCGGCAGTTTGACCAAGACTAATTGGAAAGAAAAGTGCCTTCCCCAAGACCCATCCACTGAGTTTCATTACAAAGAAAGAAGTTAGACCTAGATCTTGAATATAAAAACTAAACATGCCATCCACCATACCCCACTAGCCTTATAATAGGGCcccaaaacagaaacaagaaTATAAGTGATTGTCAAATGAACTCATCTAATGAAGAATCCCTGCATGGTGTAGATAATACCAAGTTGTGTTCTGTATTACACATTCAGTTCACGAAGGCTCCGGGCTAGGCTTTAGTGCGGCCATCCAGATGAACTGAGAATGTTTTCCAGAATTCTCCTAACATGGTGTAGGAGGAGAATACCAAGAATGGGCAAGCTATCTTTTAGGCAAGGCTTTTCTACCCCACCATTACAAGCATTGTTACAAAGGAAGAGCAGGCTAAGTTTTTCAGGGGCCccaaactttccaaaacaatggatGAAAGCCACTAGCTTAGTCAGAGTATAGGATTTTGAAAGTTAGAGACATTTTATAAATATTATATAATAGCTGAACCACAGGCAGAAGCCAATAGGTGAAGCCTTTCCCATCAGGAAGTTGATAaaacctgcctgaaatcctactGTTTTAAAGGCACAAAGGCATCTGCCCATAGCAAAAAAATGTAGTGTCCTGTGTTATATCTAGCCAGGGACAGGCAGAAGATAGATGGGGATTACTAGTGGATCTCTAGCTCATCTGCACTACATAAATAACAATTAGGAGTCAAAAATCCTAGGTTAAGGATAGCAActactctcccccctccccaattaagcaGAAAAAAtagagaggagggaaaggaaattAGCGATAGATTTTTGCTTGAGAAGACAGCAGGTTCAGTTCTGATACTGAAAACTGATTCCCCGCCTCAGAGGTATCCTGTTCGTTAACCCTACGTGCATGTGTCCAGCCCCTTTCTTAACCACTGTTTTACGCTTCACTCCAGCTAGCACACTTCGGAGTTCTGGGGGGAGGCAAACTTGAACCCTGCCATCCACTGTACTATAGACGATAGTGATGGATCTAATTAGGGAGAAGCAAAGCAAGCTCCAGGTAGGGGGAACGAGCTGGCAGGAGAAGAATCCCATCGCTCACAGAGAGAAAGCCAAGGCGCTGTGATTTCGGGAAGCTCAAGCATCTACGCCCAACAAAAGGCCCGTCACCTTTGCCCTCACCTGCCCGGCTAGAGCGCCTCTTTCCCGAGAGATCAATGCCCTTCCCAGCACAGTCATCCGCAGCATCTTTGGGACACGTGCATTATACGTCACCAAATATGCGACAAGGGACTCCTGCAACCTTTGGCTGAAGCCCGGCTCGTGGAACAACGCGCCTTTCCCTGAAGCCGATTGGTTCTATTTTGCCGAGATGCTTCATTGGTCGCAGGAGTGGAGACAGGGGCGGGATTGAGGTTTCACCGTAGAGATTGAAAGGGTAGAGTAACGCTCAAGTCCCAGATTTCGGGTTGGTTTTAGATCTCTATTTTAAAAGGAATTAAAGCATAGGGCGCAAGTGCGCAAAGGAACTGtgcaaaacgggggggggggaaccttccAGCGCAATCCCAACcgtgtctactcaggagtaagtcctgttgaattcagcgaggtttacttccaggtaaacatggttaggattgcaggcttaTTCTTGGTGAAGCTTGAGGTATTTTCCagtcgtgtagtggcaaattcagcagtgcagggtcccctcataatagtcacagccaggctccctcctcctctttgctgctgggttgagaatgagaaacTTGTCAATACCTTCACCCGCCACTAACGCCCTTATTTTAGGAGCCAACAAGCCtgaaaggggagagaagaggctgactctgattggctccaatctgcaggaaaggacaaggaagcatgttagaagacttctctcagtggctaacgcactcccttttcacactgattggctcgaaggatgctggagacataggagtcctgtgtgacgatcccacctttgactccccgtcaggttcccacctgcctgTGGCTAcagcctttcactaggcaccaccagggacaccaccagtcaggacagtcctttatatggtttctcactccgctctagcacagatctcactagatcccactgctaggcagcaccaccagtcactttctgtaacccaaactccgagactttgcctaagtctctctatagcttgttactttgtgactgtgtgcctatgctgttcccaacccccttgtatctttatatttaaagcatacaactctgagttgctctagatacttgatttgttacaatctctcccttcaccgctgccaccattagatacagtttctgttcagccttggtaattaccttgccctcccttctggtctgtatattccccagccaaggatcaggcctttggtaaaccaaataagtatttattaaatatcagaaataacaagattacttaaggaatgtttcacaagcgtatggtttcatctatattctgctaggtacttgactttttgctaattgcctcagaactccgactcactctcaacaccaccacctccaacctctctctcaacctctcagttcaccacctcccagattcaactgtcattcttccatttatactcccagccattcaaacactcagccaatcatccaacattctactgcttatgtactcccccctcctctttcactccacgtaccatatgtcttctatataaacagcacttaccatatttacaatataagcaggaacgtcacaccctgctctttaaaaagtaaGCGGTCTAATGCCCCACCACCACGGAGGACCAGATCCCTGGTGATCACAACAGAAAGCAATCTGATATGTGCATATCTGCTCACCTAACTTCCAAGCAGCACACTTAAGGGCCATTTAACAGCCTCAGCTGTTGTACAAGAGGGACTACACTGCATTATTTATCCCTAATaacactggtttttaaaaaaattattccatttgtatcccatctttcccccaaggagctcaaggtagcatacaaacatggttgtcTCCCTAgacgattttatcctcacaacaaccctatgagataggttaggctatgagacagtgactggccaaaggtcactcagtgagcttcatgaccaaatggggatttgtaccctggtctcccagctccttgTCTGATGCTCTAAGGATCGTGAAAAACCGCTCTTTCTTGTCCTGGGCAGCAGGGCAAGGCCACCATTTAGTGGATGAGCATCTgcattgtatgcagaaggtcccaagttcaatccctggtatttccaagtaaggctgggaatgtcccatctgaaaccctggagagctgctgccagtcattgtagacaatactgttaGGTgttccaatggtctgactaggataaagcagcttcctatgttaatgGTGCACCCTCCTCCGCCCTTTGCAGTTTGGGAAGGATACTTACTATATTGCTGGGCTATAATAAACCATTTCCTCTCTGGCACAGGCTGCTTCCCCTGCCTTACAATACAGGGACAGTAACGATGGACTCTTTGTATACAGAAGACTTGCTTTTGAAAGACCACACACTTTTCTCTTTATTtcgaagggggagaggagagagattgATGACACTCTGCCGTCCAGTCACAGCTATGAGAAAAACTTTAAAAGATTTCTCCCCGCATTCCATGAGTAGCTGTCACTTTCACCCTAAGGGTAAGGGGTGGGCAGAGAAAGCTAAAGTAACCAATAGGATTCATTTCCATACAAAAGGACTGTCAGTGTTTCACCTTGAGGCTTTCCCATCAATACCCTCCTTAATCCTTCTTCTCTTATGGCTGCAAACCTATGcacatttgcctgggagtaaatcctactgaactccatggggcttacttctgaggaggcaAGTACAGGATTGTACTGCAAGTCTCTTTTTTCACAAAACCACAACACCCCTCCATTAGACATTTTGGTGGCTGTtccctttaacagcagctttgcaGGCAGAAATGAAGCAGGTAAAGCTTTTTCCATGCCAGGACAACATTTCAATGCTAGTTCTTTGCTGTATCGTGTTTCTGCTTTGCTAGATCGCACATAAACCCCATCTAGCTCTCTGATCGAGAGTAGCTGCATTAGCTCTTGGCACATATTTTAGTTTGTATTCTTTTCCAGTCATTAAACATTATCTATCTTGCAGGCTTATCAATATTAGTACTACTAATAATGATACCAACTCGCTCATTTGCCCTACAAAGGAATCTATGCCCAAACTTTTGGTAGGGCTGCAGGGCAGACCTAGCTCATATCTAGCCATCCCTGACCCaggaggtcacattcacaccaaaatttaaagcactcttatatcactttaataatcatttatttatttatttattttattagttacccatctggctggctgtccagccactctgggcgacatacaaaataaaaacatacaaatacattaaaacattaaaaatctcacaatatacccaccccaaaagtctgcctgaagagccatatcttcaaggcccggcggaagctcatcatataATAtcctatataatatatatcatggcttccctcacagaatgcagggaaatgtcatttgttaagagtgctgggactTGCACCTCTGTgaggcgtctcctaacaactctcaggacccttaacaaactactgttcccaggattctttggaggaaaccatgattgttaaagtggtataagagtgctctaAATATATGGTGCGTATGTTACTCAAGAGTGGCTCTGCAGTAAGGCACGGTTGCTCATGACAGTTAGTCAAGAGTGGGAATTGCTACAAAATAATCTGTAAAATATTAACATTATGTGGAAGAAATATTAAGCAAGCTTTTGAAGCCGTGATTATTGGAGATAGTTCATTCCACAACTACTGTTTCATATGTCTTTCTCCCTACTATTTCTGGACTTCAGCAGCATCACACCCAAGGCAACTGAGCAACGCTACAGTTCCCATATCTGGGGTTAAGAACACAGGCTAGGAAGCCTCTAGATCCAGTTCTCAGCTTAACTATGAACTTACTGGGTGGCCTGAGACACTCAGTGTCCCTAAACTCTTTCCTCCCCCCAGCCCACCGCAACACAAGATGAGGATCAACCTACTCTCTACTGGGTTGTTGCAAAGACTAATAACATACTACGAGGGGCTTTTGCCCCTGTGCACTTCACATGCCAACCCCAGCACCGAACCCCAGGAACACCAATCCCCCCAACCCTTACCAAACTCTCCAAGCCTCCCCTCTTTAGACCTTCTCCCATGcggaggagggaagcagaggaggaAGGCGGCTGGTTAAGGCCAGCTGCACAGAACAGCTGCCCTGCtctgtcctgactgttcctctgGGTTTGCCCAGCCACCTCCTCAGTCACTCGCCTGCTGCCAGCCATGGtcccacatcaccaccacccctgctgTCCCTGCTTGCCCATGCATGCTCTCTCCTCCCGCTGTGCCTAGCCCACCTGCTGCCGTGGATGGCTGTCGTCATGCATGATGGCAACCTAAGGAAAATATAGATATGGGAAGATACGCAGAGGTCTCTGAGAACTTAAAAATAACTACATTAACTGCTTAGTAATACAAGCAATTAAACAGCTGGTCATTGACAAAGTATAGGCACTGATAAGGAGAAAACCAAGTACCATGCAGGAACTTTCCCTCAGCTAATCATCTGTTTGAGATGCATAATTTTTATATTTTCATGGATGTTGGGATATCTTTACTTGCAATGCAGTTatgagactgggggggggggagatcagaCAGAGAAATTTACTTTAAACAGTTTCTGTAATTAATATATTGAATGAAATCTTGCCCAAAGCATTCACATGCATAGCTTTTTTATGTCAATATACATACTGAACTAAAGAAGGGTCCCTAAAGAAAAGGCTATCTATAAATAATTTAGATAAGAAAATTAAGAATGGAATGGTACATTATTGCAAAGTAGAAATACATAGTGCATAGTCATGTATAATTTAATGTTAAGCCCTCTTTTTAAATAATAGTATCCTAGCAGAAACATTATATCCATCTTTTTATGAAATCACAAAGTTTTTATGAAAACACGTATCTCAAAATGAGAAAAGGCATCATGGTATCTTTTAATGCACTGTGGTAATACTTCAGTTCACTTGCCCTGGTGTCACTcaacatatttttcttttttgagcaAGGACCAATATTAGAGGTTTAAAAAGTGTTTTCTACAAATTCCACTTAGCAAGAAAGTCAAAATGCCATATGCATTAGAGCTGGGAGCTCATCCTAGAACCCATGTTTCTCTTTGGTGCTACAGATGAACAGTTCTAAAATGCTTCCCCAGGAGGAAAAATGCAAGCAGTCCCTGCCAGCTAGACCACACCCTGGAAAATCTGCACTCCTGTGGACACAACATCAGATTTATATCTGCATTTACCCAGGACATTTTAAAGAATGGCCCTGTTTGCATGTCATGGCAAGCCCTAAACCATAAACAAGTAGCATTTGTGCATACCACCGAGTTGCTCCCATTTTCATTCCACCATCCCTGGAGCAACAAACTATGAGGCGCAGTTCCCAATTGGGATTTATTTGGGAGAATATATGTTGGTAAGGCTCATGGTTGATTGCTCCAGGGATGACAGAACAAAACAGGTCTCATTCCGCTGCATTCACTAGTATGTTGTTGTTcacactaagctatggtttatgGATTTCCATTACATGTGAACATGATCAATGAAGCCTATTGAAGGCCCTGAGAATCATCGCAATGGGAGTGGCACTGCTTGACATGGCTAAGATGTATGGTAGAAATGCAGGTCATAAGAACATGAGCCCTGCTGTATCATCAAGTCtagaattctgttctcacagtggccaaccagatgcctttgggaagcccacaagcaggacatgagggcaacagccGTCCTCCAAAACAGTACCTTTTTCGGACGTGGCCTCTCTTAGAGAGACTGGAATTTGCTGTACTGCAACAGTCAAATGAAGAGAAGTTATAGGAAATATCACTAACTGATGGGTAAAGAACCCCAGATAACAGCTACCACGTACTGATGATTCACACCTCTAAGGCTTCTGGATTAATAaacctccatttaaaaaatatataggtAAAGGCAGTTTTGCCACACTCTTTGGTAAACCAAGCAACTCACTGTCCAGTGTCACTTTTGCTGGTCACTTTGTAGATGTTAATATTCTCGACCTCATCCCTAAAGGCTAGTTTTGAGGTAAAGTACATAGGGAGCAGAGTCTCAAAGAACAAACTTGTACTATGTTCCTGACGCATTTTGGAAGACAGATAGATAGTAGACTGAGCACCACACAGATGCTGGAAAGTCCTGATCAACAAGGGGTAAGTGTCCTTGAGATAGACAATATCGGCACCCAGGATGAAGTCATATGTTGAGGGAAACCCCTTATGGTCCAGACCCCATGACAGAGCACAAACTCTGGTTCGAGCCATGCACTCCACAGGCAAGTTCCGGTGGACATTCTCCTCTATCTGCTTCAGGGCCATAGGAAGATCTGTGATGGTCACATCGCCTcctggaggaaaggagaaaagaCTTTGAGTGATGGCCCGTTAGAAATAAATTCAGTTTATAGCATATGTGCTACCTACGAACAATCACATTTTTTTAGGCATTGTATTTTTGTTTAACTCTTTTATGCTCCGAGAACAGAATAATGGGACACAGCAGCTCTCCCTCCCCAATCCTGACCTTGATTTTCTTGAATAACATAGCAAAAATGCAAATAGCTAGCCATGTTTGTACGTGCTCCAAGCTTCATTTGAAGCTGATATGGAAGCTTCTATCCAATGCAGCACTAAGTTCACTGTCCCATCAGAGTAAGGATttgtgcttgtgcaatgggactcttCCAGCGTGTGCCCAcaccctccccagatctgctccagagagttggagaACCTtccaaacagatttaggggtgcacagggggaggagaaagtcCCACTGCATAAGTATaagtccttgcactgatgggatagttacttagcactacattggatacaagcctgAGTTCTTGCAGAGTTGGAGATTTCTTCACAGGTAGCAATGCAATGGATGCGTAAGTAATGGGGGAAGATGTGTGCACAAATAAAAGCCTTATTCAGAAGGTATTCTCATGAGTATGGACACCACAGGTGGTGGCTATGTGCCACAGCGCATTGTGTAAACAGCTGTGCAGACAAAGGCTCCCTGAAGACATTTGTGCTGTACGCACAGACACAGGAGGCGTGACTAGTTGGCCTGTGAGACTTTGGAGGTGTGGCTACTCAGCCCAACCCTACCTCATGTTCACACCTACTGGTTTTACATGGAACTTctgtacaggtgggccccgcttatacagcaggttctgttccggaccccagccgtaaagcggaaatcgccgtaaagcggaaccccattgagtataatggggcgcatcgcgcaaaaatgccacaaaatcagcttttaaaaaagggaatgaaagccgccgcattagcagaacaccgGGAAGCAAAGCGCTGGtaggcggggccctactgtatagggctACAGGCCTTCAGGAATGCAATGCTTTGTACTGGGTACCCCTTTTCATGGAAACAAACCTGAATAAATAGTTCAGACACCTAGACATCAGCATAATGTTTTAGGATTCATCAAACAGATTAATGatatttttaccaaaaaaaagttaTTGTTATTTCTTacattctgcccttcctcttgaaggagcccagGCAGATTATCATTACACATAAAGCACAGAGCAATCGTCCAGtcaggttatcagagcatggatcacTGCAACCAGGATAttccagtccaggaacagctgtagctggcaAACTAAACCATAACTGGGCATAGACACTCCTCACTACTGAGGTCACtttagcctcaagtgacagcatgAAATCAAAGAATACCCCCAGACTTCAGATCTGTCCCTTCAGGTAGGGTGCAACCTCATCCAAATCAGGCCACACAATTcctggactcaggaaccacccaTCCACAATGCCTCCACCTTATCAGGATTCACCTTacgtttattgaccctcatccagcccaccactgcctccagacaccatcCAGGactcacagcctctcccaattcagatggaacagtgaGACAGACCTGGGTCTCATCCACGTACTGGTGATACTACATTCCAAAAATCCCAGATGACACCTCCCAGTTATTTCATATGGAAGTTTAAATAGCATGGGAAACATGATAGCACTACGAAGCCAAGCAGAAGTCCCCTAACACTACTCTTTGGTAGTGCCTCTAAAAGGGAGTAGATGCCATAGTTTATGGTACAGAAAACAgctgggaggctgaggaaaatcAACAGGACAGCACTTCCTTCTATCCCTTGATAAAGGGTATCCATCAGGGTAACGAAGGCTGTTTCAGAACTGTAGCCAGGCCAGAAGCCAGACCAAAATGAGTCTAGGTATTCCACTTCATCCAGGACTGTCTGCAGCAGgccagccactaccctctcatgCACCTTACTCAAAAAGGGATATTCACGACTGGGGGTCGATGTGTAAAACATCAGGGCTCAAGAAAGGTCATACTGCTGATTTCTTCAAACTGGCAAACATCACCCTGTGCCATAGTGGGGCATTTACCACTCCTTGAATCCAATCAGCCACTCCCTGTTAGATCTCACAAACCACGATGGGTAAGGATTGAGAGGTAGGTTGTCCGCCTAACCCCCGTAAGTGTCCTGTCTGTATTCTCAGGCTACAATAACTGAAACTGATTCCATAAATCATGACAAGATAGTGCTCTAAGCATCTTCACAGGGGTTGGCTGAAAAGGTGGCATCCAGTTCAGCACAGATACAAGTGACTTTGCCCTCAAAATGTTTTACAGCACACCTCTAAGTGATCAGTTGTTCCCAGCTCTTTGCTGGGCAGGCAAAGATAGATATGGCCTGCACACCATACATCACAGCAGATGACTGAACATCTGTACACTGCAGGAGCATGGACCTGATTATTATTTTTGCACAGGTCTGTATTTCAGAGTCTGTGCAACAGCCAGTGTTGCTGGGCTGCTGAATTTAATAATGATCATGATCATGAAATAGAAAAACCCAAGACTAAATGCTGGTTAATGCTTCCAAGTACCTCCAGCATTAGAGATTTTCACAACTTATGCTTCCCATTCCTTTGGCACAAGCGATTCCACATAccaaggagggcagcaaggatgccCACCACGCCTGTCCCAGCACCCAGCTCTATAACCTTCTTGCCCCAGAAGTTCAGCTTCTGTGCCTCAAAATATTCACAAAGTGTTAGAGCCTTAAAAATAGAGGAGAGCGAGAATTAGGTATTAGAATAAATTAAAGTTCCAAATGATACATTCAGTATGCCAGCAAACATGCACAGGTTATGCAGTCCTTCACATTTCACAGTGGG is from Rhineura floridana isolate rRhiFlo1 chromosome 3, rRhiFlo1.hap2, whole genome shotgun sequence and encodes:
- the EEF1AKMT3 gene encoding EEF1A lysine methyltransferase 3 isoform X1, whose translation is MAVPTSADDVEVGLESVFPQELGLFADAFPVETRYRFCGRELSIAQYYGARLGVAAPVWEAALTLCEYFEAQKLNFWGKKVIELGAGTGVVGILAALLGGDVTITDLPMALKQIEENVHRNLPVECMARTRVCALSWGLDHKGFPSTYDFILGADIVYLKDTYPLLIRTFQHLCGAQSTIYLSSKMRQEHSTSLFFETLLPMYFTSKLAFRDEVENINIYKVTSKSDTGQ
- the EEF1AKMT3 gene encoding EEF1A lysine methyltransferase 3 isoform X2, with the translated sequence MAVPTSADDVEVGLESVFPQELGLFADAFPALTLCEYFEAQKLNFWGKKVIELGAGTGVVGILAALLGGDVTITDLPMALKQIEENVHRNLPVECMARTRVCALSWGLDHKGFPSTYDFILGADIVYLKDTYPLLIRTFQHLCGAQSTIYLSSKMRQEHSTSLFFETLLPMYFTSKLAFRDEVENINIYKVTSKSDTGQ